From Mycolicibacterium nivoides, a single genomic window includes:
- a CDS encoding AAA family ATPase, which produces MDASALPAPEIHETHTGIVALIGDRAYKVKKPVVTDFLDFSSVEQREQVCAREVQLNRRLAADSYLGVAHLSDPQGGPPEPVIVMRRYPDARRLTSIVLHGEPVVEHLSAVAEALARFHADAERSADIDAAAEVPAIAGRWHDNISELHRRAGTVVPAESVAEVGRLADQFMNGRAALFADRIANRRIVDGHGDLLTGDIFCMADGPVILDCLEFDDSLRHVDCADDAAFLAMDLEFLGRKDLADYFIAEYQRLSGDVAPTSLMDFLIAYRAVVRAKTDCIRVEQGIETAGADARRHLAVALDHLRRGAVRLILIGGGPGTGKTTLAYALAEQISAQVISTDDVRRQLREQGLVAGDVGILNEGLYSSDNVAAVYDAVLQKADSALAEGRSVILDGTWRDPELRRRARHIASERGCPTTELACTAPIDEAKKRIAQRQTTTSDATPQIAEGFAAGGAEWSDAHLINTRRPLADSVAEAQRICCSTI; this is translated from the coding sequence ATGGACGCTTCAGCTTTACCGGCCCCGGAGATCCATGAGACGCATACCGGGATCGTCGCCTTGATCGGCGACCGGGCATACAAGGTCAAGAAACCCGTCGTCACGGATTTCCTCGACTTCAGCTCGGTAGAGCAGCGCGAACAAGTATGTGCACGTGAGGTTCAGCTGAACCGGCGACTCGCGGCCGACAGTTATCTGGGAGTCGCCCACCTCTCGGATCCGCAAGGTGGTCCGCCCGAGCCCGTGATCGTGATGCGCAGATACCCCGACGCGCGCCGGCTGACGTCGATCGTCCTCCACGGTGAGCCGGTGGTTGAGCATCTGTCGGCGGTCGCCGAGGCGTTGGCGCGGTTCCACGCGGACGCCGAAAGGTCTGCGGATATCGACGCCGCAGCCGAGGTCCCCGCGATTGCAGGCCGTTGGCATGACAACATCTCTGAACTCCACCGGCGGGCGGGAACCGTGGTACCCGCGGAGTCGGTGGCCGAGGTCGGCCGGTTGGCCGACCAGTTCATGAACGGTCGCGCCGCGCTGTTCGCCGACCGGATCGCCAACCGGCGCATCGTCGACGGCCACGGCGACCTGCTGACCGGCGACATCTTCTGCATGGCGGACGGTCCGGTGATCCTCGACTGTCTCGAGTTCGATGACAGCCTGCGTCATGTCGACTGCGCCGACGATGCCGCATTTCTGGCGATGGACCTGGAGTTTCTCGGCCGCAAGGACTTGGCCGACTACTTCATCGCCGAGTATCAGCGGCTCTCCGGGGACGTCGCGCCGACATCCTTGATGGACTTCCTGATCGCCTACCGGGCCGTGGTCCGCGCGAAGACCGACTGCATCAGGGTCGAGCAGGGCATCGAGACCGCGGGGGCCGACGCACGGCGCCACCTGGCTGTCGCCCTCGATCACCTCCGCAGGGGCGCAGTCCGGCTGATCCTTATCGGCGGTGGCCCGGGCACCGGCAAGACGACACTGGCGTACGCGTTGGCAGAACAGATATCGGCGCAGGTCATTTCCACCGACGATGTGCGCCGCCAGTTGCGGGAGCAGGGTCTCGTAGCGGGCGATGTGGGGATCTTGAACGAGGGCCTCTACAGCAGCGACAACGTGGCAGCTGTGTACGACGCGGTGCTTCAGAAGGCCGACAGCGCCCTCGCCGAGGGCCGCTCGGTGATCCTCGACGGTACGTGGCGCGACCCGGAACTTCGGCGGCGGGCACGTCACATCGCCTCCGAAAGAGGCTGCCCTACAACCGAATTGGCATGTACAGCGCCCATCGACGAAGCCAAGAAGCGGATAGCGCAGCGACAGACCACCACGTCAGATGCCACACCACAGATCGCCGAGGGTTTCGCGGCCGGCGGCGCCGAATGGTCTGACGCCCATCTCATCAACACGCGCCGCCCGCTGGCGGACTCCGTCGCCGAAGCTCAACGGATCTGTTGCTCGACGATCTGA
- a CDS encoding Crp/Fnr family transcriptional regulator: protein MNEVLARAGIFQGVSPDAVAALVRQLEPVTFRRGEVVFAEGEPGDTLYIITAGKVKIGRKSVDGRDSLITLMGPSDMFGELAIFDPGPRTSTVTALTELKTVVMSRSVLRSWIADRPEIAEQLLRVLARRLRRTNDNLSDLIFTDVPGRVAKQLLYLAQRFGSRDGSALRVDHELTQEEIAQLVGSSRETVNKALSDFAQRGWIRVQGRSILIDNAERLAKRAH from the coding sequence ATGAACGAAGTGCTGGCCCGCGCCGGCATCTTCCAAGGTGTGTCGCCAGATGCCGTGGCCGCCCTGGTCCGACAGTTGGAGCCCGTGACCTTCCGTCGCGGAGAGGTGGTGTTCGCCGAGGGCGAGCCCGGCGACACGCTGTACATCATCACCGCGGGCAAGGTGAAGATCGGCCGCAAGTCGGTGGACGGCCGCGACAGCCTGATCACGCTGATGGGCCCCTCGGACATGTTCGGTGAGCTCGCCATCTTCGATCCGGGGCCGCGAACCTCGACCGTGACAGCGCTGACCGAGCTGAAAACGGTCGTGATGAGCCGCAGCGTGCTGCGGAGTTGGATCGCCGATCGGCCCGAGATCGCCGAGCAGCTCCTGCGCGTGCTGGCGCGTCGGTTGCGCCGCACCAACGACAACCTGTCGGATCTGATCTTCACCGACGTGCCGGGCCGGGTGGCCAAGCAGCTGCTCTACCTGGCGCAACGGTTCGGCAGCCGTGACGGCTCCGCGCTGCGCGTGGATCACGAGCTGACCCAGGAAGAGATCGCCCAGCTCGTGGGGTCCTCGCGGGAGACGGTCAACAAAGCGCTGTCGGACTTCGCGCAGCGAGGCTGGATCCGCGTGCAGGGACGAAGCATCCTGATCGACAACGCCGAGCGCCTGGCCAAACGCGCGCACTGA
- a CDS encoding MarR family winged helix-turn-helix transcriptional regulator gives MSAVSEAPKLSSDPLALERQVCFALAVSNRAVLAVYRPLLEPLGLTHPQYLVMLALWDHQRSSSGGNPPLSVKEIASALQLDSATLSPMLKRLEALGLLTRSRRAGDERATDVELTQAGVALRERALAIPPAVVERLGVDIAELEELHRVLTRINVAALAANSLTD, from the coding sequence GTGTCCGCAGTATCCGAAGCGCCAAAGCTCAGCTCCGATCCATTGGCCCTCGAACGGCAGGTCTGTTTCGCACTGGCCGTCAGTAACCGCGCGGTGCTCGCCGTCTACCGGCCCCTGCTCGAACCGTTGGGCCTGACCCATCCGCAGTACCTGGTGATGCTGGCACTGTGGGATCACCAGCGGTCCAGCTCGGGTGGCAATCCCCCGCTCTCGGTCAAGGAGATCGCTTCCGCGCTGCAACTCGATTCCGCGACGCTGTCGCCGATGCTCAAACGGCTGGAAGCGCTGGGCCTACTGACCCGCAGCCGCCGGGCCGGCGATGAACGCGCGACCGATGTCGAGCTCACCCAGGCCGGGGTCGCCCTGCGTGAACGGGCACTGGCCATCCCACCCGCGGTGGTGGAACGCCTGGGCGTCGACATCGCCGAGCTCGAGGAACTGCATCGGGTGTTGACCCGTATCAATGTGGCTGCACTGGCGGCCAATTCACTCACCGATTGA
- a CDS encoding DUF5313 domain-containing protein codes for MAKDRPNFFQYIAYCYGKRLPDSMREWVAHDLADHGAVRRHLIRMAIPPLFVLAPLWLLPASLYVHMEMTVPIYIWAILMALALNKIWRRHRLAQHGLDPNLVDEIQYKKDQKKHEDYIRRFGPRPESSKYQANSSPF; via the coding sequence ATGGCCAAGGACCGTCCCAACTTCTTCCAGTACATCGCTTACTGCTACGGCAAGCGGTTGCCCGACTCCATGCGCGAGTGGGTGGCCCATGACCTGGCCGACCACGGGGCCGTGCGCCGGCACCTGATCCGGATGGCGATCCCGCCGCTGTTCGTACTGGCGCCGCTCTGGCTGCTGCCGGCCTCGCTGTACGTGCACATGGAGATGACCGTGCCGATCTACATCTGGGCCATCTTGATGGCACTCGCGCTGAACAAGATCTGGCGCCGGCACCGGCTGGCGCAGCACGGCCTCGACCCCAACCTGGTCGACGAGATCCAGTACAAGAAAGACCAGAAGAAGCACGAGGACTACATCCGGCGGTTCGGACCACGCCCGGAATCCTCCAAGTACCAGGCCAACAGCAGCCCGTTCTAG
- a CDS encoding GntR family transcriptional regulator, with protein MVTDEKSSNSQRVYRMTKDQILSGEFRGGQLLSEVEVATQLGVSRTPVHEAFLRLAAEDFLDLMPRRGAVVVPVSPQEATDLLEMRLALETAAVRRLCRSPESIDTLFGELTELVERQRHGAAIGDADQFAAADDAFHRRIVEVAGNTIAGRFYGSLSDRQRRMMADAARSDSARLTELIGEHAELADAIGRRDVQAFEGALLAHLEATYRVVLA; from the coding sequence GTGGTCACGGACGAGAAATCGAGCAACAGCCAGCGCGTCTACCGGATGACCAAGGATCAGATCCTCTCCGGTGAGTTTCGAGGCGGGCAGCTGCTCAGTGAGGTAGAGGTGGCGACGCAACTCGGCGTCAGCCGCACACCCGTGCACGAAGCGTTTCTGCGCCTGGCCGCCGAGGACTTCCTCGATCTGATGCCGCGTCGCGGTGCCGTCGTCGTCCCGGTCTCCCCGCAGGAGGCCACCGACCTGCTGGAGATGCGCCTGGCGCTGGAGACCGCGGCCGTGCGCCGGTTGTGCCGGTCACCGGAATCCATCGACACACTGTTCGGCGAGCTCACCGAGTTGGTGGAGCGCCAGCGCCACGGCGCGGCCATCGGCGACGCCGATCAGTTCGCGGCGGCCGACGACGCCTTTCACCGCCGAATTGTGGAGGTCGCCGGGAACACGATCGCCGGCCGCTTCTACGGTTCACTCAGCGACCGGCAGCGCCGCATGATGGCCGACGCCGCCCGCTCGGACTCTGCCCGGCTGACCGAGTTGATCGGCGAGCACGCGGAATTGGCCGATGCGATCGGCCGACGCGATGTGCAGGCCTTCGAGGGCGCCCTGCTGGCACATCTGGAAGCGACCTACCGGGTGGTGCTGGCATGA
- a CDS encoding MFS transporter has product MTAVAIESREAPERTRHHMPPWLAVAIAVFCIGWGGNQFTPLLIAYAQHSGYTRVDVDILLGAYVLGLIPGLLIASTLSDRHGRRTVMAAGVISAALGSLVLAIGDGWGFPALFVGRLFSGVAVGIAMAVGSAWIAELSRPPFDNAPAGAGARRASICLSLGFGVGPLCAGLLTVYAPLPLVLTYLVHAALCVPVLWAVWTRTAETRERMTSRPFLDGLKVPAAGHRRFLHVIVPMAPWIFGSAAIAYAVVPALVADQLGSWALLYTVGLTVLTLGCGVAIQPVARRLDDVSSSRAVVVSMALMALGIFAAVATAVTRSALVAPLVAMLLGSAYGIAIVSGLLEIQRIAPPDELAGISGVYYSLAYLGFLLPAALAALAHWFSYPVMLSAVGLLAIVCTAVCASGWAKHLEPQTHPQPA; this is encoded by the coding sequence ATGACCGCCGTCGCAATTGAATCCCGAGAGGCGCCGGAACGGACTCGGCACCACATGCCGCCCTGGCTCGCGGTGGCCATCGCGGTCTTCTGCATCGGTTGGGGCGGAAACCAATTCACCCCGCTGCTGATCGCCTACGCCCAGCACTCCGGATACACACGAGTGGACGTGGACATCCTGTTGGGCGCCTACGTGCTCGGCCTGATCCCGGGCCTGCTGATCGCCTCGACGTTGTCGGACCGCCACGGTCGGCGCACCGTCATGGCCGCCGGCGTCATCAGTGCCGCCCTGGGCAGTCTCGTCCTGGCGATCGGTGACGGCTGGGGCTTCCCGGCCCTGTTCGTCGGCCGCTTGTTCAGCGGCGTGGCCGTCGGTATCGCGATGGCCGTCGGTTCGGCATGGATCGCCGAGCTCTCTCGGCCACCCTTCGACAATGCGCCTGCCGGTGCCGGGGCGCGCCGCGCCTCCATCTGCCTGTCGTTGGGCTTCGGGGTCGGGCCGCTGTGCGCCGGACTGCTCACCGTGTACGCACCGCTGCCGCTGGTGTTGACATATCTGGTCCATGCCGCCCTGTGCGTGCCGGTGCTGTGGGCGGTGTGGACTCGGACCGCCGAGACGCGTGAGCGCATGACCTCGCGGCCCTTCCTGGATGGATTGAAGGTGCCCGCGGCCGGACACCGCCGGTTCCTTCATGTCATTGTTCCCATGGCGCCGTGGATCTTTGGTTCGGCAGCCATCGCGTACGCGGTGGTGCCGGCACTCGTCGCCGACCAGCTCGGCTCCTGGGCTCTGCTCTACACCGTCGGGTTGACGGTGCTGACGCTGGGCTGCGGTGTCGCGATCCAGCCGGTCGCGCGGCGCCTCGACGACGTGTCCAGCTCGCGTGCCGTGGTGGTGTCGATGGCGTTGATGGCGTTGGGCATCTTCGCCGCGGTGGCCACCGCCGTCACCCGTTCGGCGCTCGTCGCGCCGCTGGTCGCGATGCTGCTCGGCAGCGCGTACGGAATCGCTATCGTGTCGGGTCTCCTTGAGATCCAACGCATTGCGCCGCCCGACGAGCTCGCCGGTATCTCCGGGGTCTACTACTCCCTGGCCTACCTCGGGTTCCTGCTGCCCGCGGCACTGGCCGCGTTGGCGCACTGGTTCAGCTATCCGGTGATGCTGAGCGCTGTGGGGCTGTTGGCGATTGTCTGCACGGCGGTGTGTGCGTCGGGGTGGGCGAAGCATCTGGAGCCGCAGACTCACCCGCAACCTGCGTGA
- a CDS encoding serine hydrolase domain-containing protein codes for MAVSRSLTRLCAAGTVLLTVAATASCGQPALPPAATSTPTTTAPSSTVPVPTLAAVVPTGDFSPVSKLVNDNIAAHRLPGAVVQVGHNGNVVFRQAYGSRKLDGEPGLDGVPAPAEPMTEDTIFDLASLSKSIATTTAFMQLYEQGKVNFDDQVQTYLPDFNPTNDPRRAQVTVRMLLTHTSGIAGDLSLDGPWGLDKADKAEGIHRALGAWVVYEPGALFHYSDINFILVGTIIERITGQALDRYVHDNVFAPLGLSDTHYLPATKACGPHQVRGTAIAFDPSAPKVNDCPAGTWSTDLLPRIAPTALDEDTPGINPDFGHPLRGTVHDPTARRMGGVAGSAGVFSTVNDVGRFAQALLDRLAGRPSTFPLKQSTVELMTTPQQPGHTAEQLDAANNATRRAIEKTSNTTDPLLAPHYPAIDGQDLRGFGWDIDTPHSRPRGLIFPVGSFGHTGFTGVTLWMDPGSDTYVAVLANVIHQRGGPPIAKLSGEVATETARALHLYGT; via the coding sequence GTGGCAGTGTCGCGATCTCTTACCCGGCTGTGCGCCGCGGGAACGGTCCTGCTCACGGTCGCCGCCACGGCTTCTTGCGGACAGCCGGCGCTCCCACCGGCGGCCACCAGCACGCCGACCACGACCGCACCGTCATCCACCGTCCCGGTTCCCACTCTCGCCGCCGTCGTACCTACCGGTGACTTCTCCCCGGTTTCGAAACTCGTCAACGACAACATCGCGGCCCATCGTCTGCCCGGCGCCGTGGTCCAGGTCGGGCACAACGGCAACGTCGTCTTCCGCCAGGCATACGGTTCGCGCAAGCTCGACGGTGAGCCGGGACTGGACGGAGTGCCTGCCCCCGCCGAGCCGATGACCGAGGACACGATCTTCGACCTGGCCTCGTTGTCGAAGAGCATCGCGACGACGACGGCCTTCATGCAGCTCTACGAACAGGGCAAGGTCAACTTCGACGACCAGGTGCAGACCTACCTGCCCGACTTCAACCCCACCAACGACCCACGCCGCGCACAGGTGACCGTTCGCATGTTGCTCACCCATACGTCGGGCATCGCCGGCGACCTGAGCTTGGACGGTCCGTGGGGTTTGGACAAGGCCGACAAGGCCGAAGGCATCCACCGCGCGCTGGGCGCGTGGGTGGTGTACGAACCCGGAGCGCTCTTTCACTACTCCGACATCAACTTCATTCTCGTCGGCACGATCATCGAACGGATCACCGGCCAGGCCCTGGATAGATACGTGCACGACAACGTCTTCGCACCGCTCGGGTTGTCAGATACCCACTATCTTCCAGCTACCAAAGCCTGTGGCCCGCACCAGGTTCGGGGAACCGCGATCGCCTTCGACCCGAGCGCACCCAAAGTGAACGACTGCCCGGCAGGTACCTGGAGCACCGACTTGCTGCCACGCATCGCACCGACAGCGCTTGATGAAGACACTCCGGGTATCAACCCGGACTTCGGCCACCCGTTGCGAGGTACCGTGCACGACCCGACGGCACGCCGGATGGGTGGTGTGGCCGGGAGTGCCGGGGTGTTCTCGACCGTGAACGATGTCGGCCGCTTCGCGCAGGCCCTGCTCGATCGTCTCGCCGGCCGCCCGAGCACGTTTCCGCTGAAACAATCAACCGTTGAATTGATGACGACTCCGCAGCAGCCCGGGCACACCGCTGAACAACTCGACGCAGCCAACAATGCAACCCGGCGCGCCATCGAAAAAACCTCCAACACAACCGATCCCCTGCTGGCTCCGCACTACCCGGCAATCGATGGGCAGGACCTCCGCGGCTTCGGATGGGATATCGATACCCCGCATTCTCGACCGCGCGGGCTGATCTTTCCCGTCGGCAGCTTCGGCCACACCGGGTTCACGGGCGTGACGCTGTGGATGGATCCCGGATCAGACACCTACGTCGCCGTCCTCGCCAACGTCATCCATCAACGCGGCGGTCCGCCGATCGCGAAGCTGAGCGGCGAGGTCGCCACCGAGACCGCCCGGGCGCTCCATCTGTACGGGACCTAG
- a CDS encoding cytochrome C oxidase subunit IV family protein, with the protein MRTKGNTRLLIVWAILTAMTLVYVWLDEAVDQNGTLKASTVVTVSAITIALVKVRIIFREFMEVRHAPPLLCRLTDGWVVLIGICLLGSYFVGSAVAG; encoded by the coding sequence GTGCGCACGAAAGGCAATACAAGACTGCTGATCGTCTGGGCGATCCTGACGGCGATGACACTCGTCTACGTGTGGCTCGACGAAGCCGTCGACCAGAACGGGACGCTGAAGGCCAGCACCGTCGTGACCGTCAGCGCGATCACCATCGCACTTGTCAAGGTGCGCATCATCTTCCGGGAATTCATGGAGGTGCGCCACGCGCCGCCCTTGCTCTGCCGCCTCACCGACGGATGGGTCGTCCTCATCGGAATCTGCCTGTTGGGCAGCTACTTCGTCGGCTCGGCGGTGGCCGGCTAG
- a CDS encoding cytochrome c oxidase subunit 3 — MTDQVEGARVKSVPGQPDMWMFVLFESLLFTAYFSVYLVSRTQNPELFLQSQSHLDLRIGVVNTIALLLSSWAIARCVQASREGNYRSALTNVLLTISFGVIFLVGKIIEWGTQIRMGNTFTSDEFFQHYFFLTSIHCIHVLIGFVVLGVVVYQLRSPQRRSQQLIETGATYWHTVDFLWVLIFALIYVVR; from the coding sequence ATGACCGATCAAGTCGAAGGTGCCCGCGTGAAGTCCGTGCCCGGGCAGCCCGACATGTGGATGTTCGTACTGTTCGAATCGTTGTTGTTCACCGCGTACTTCTCGGTGTACCTGGTGTCGCGAACCCAGAATCCAGAACTCTTCCTGCAGTCGCAGTCCCACCTGGACCTGCGGATCGGGGTGGTCAATACCATTGCCCTGCTGCTGAGTTCGTGGGCCATCGCCCGGTGCGTCCAGGCCTCCCGCGAGGGCAACTATCGGTCCGCGTTGACGAATGTTCTCCTGACCATCTCGTTCGGCGTCATCTTCCTGGTGGGCAAGATCATCGAGTGGGGCACCCAGATTCGCATGGGGAACACGTTCACCAGTGACGAGTTCTTCCAGCACTATTTCTTCCTGACGTCGATACACTGCATCCACGTCCTGATCGGCTTCGTCGTGTTGGGTGTCGTCGTCTACCAGTTGCGGAGTCCGCAGCGGCGATCCCAACAGCTCATCGAAACCGGTGCCACCTACTGGCACACCGTCGATTTCCTATGGGTCCTGATTTTCGCGTTGATCTACGTGGTGAGGTGA
- a CDS encoding TetR/AcrR family transcriptional regulator: MDAALKLIANHGVSGTSLQMIADEMGVTKAAVYRQFKTKEEIVIAITEREMSRLEEALGEVEAEGSPPQAREALLDRMIEQAIDRRGAFSIPMFDPVIIRLQAEYEPFQRFIERLYAALLGTEAGVEARLHAAMLSSAISVAVMHPLLADIDGETLRVQLTQMTRRMLGLDG; this comes from the coding sequence ATGGACGCGGCCCTCAAACTCATTGCCAATCACGGGGTCAGCGGGACGTCGCTGCAGATGATCGCCGACGAGATGGGTGTCACCAAGGCTGCCGTGTATCGGCAGTTCAAGACCAAGGAAGAGATCGTCATCGCGATCACCGAGCGGGAGATGAGCCGCCTGGAGGAAGCGCTCGGGGAGGTCGAGGCCGAGGGGTCTCCCCCGCAGGCGCGTGAGGCGCTGCTGGACCGGATGATCGAGCAGGCCATCGACCGCCGCGGAGCGTTCAGCATTCCGATGTTCGACCCGGTCATCATTCGCCTACAGGCCGAGTACGAACCGTTTCAGCGGTTCATCGAACGTCTCTACGCCGCCCTGCTGGGCACCGAAGCCGGCGTGGAGGCCCGGCTCCACGCCGCGATGCTCTCAAGCGCGATCAGTGTCGCAGTCATGCATCCGCTGCTGGCCGATATCGACGGCGAGACCCTCCGCGTCCAGCTGACACAGATGACCCGCCGGATGCTCGGGCTCGACGGCTGA
- a CDS encoding GAP family protein, with the protein MWGDILGMALLVSLNPVLLGFILLVISRPRPVQNLIAFWVGSLIVNIPAFVISTLVMASVPSFSSVAHDLVTPEPGSTVKPFQFVSGLVCVVIAGLLAVRMRMRKRVDSAASVNVGGDSPVLVMEPDQPVAPVPPAGRVRKTVSDLGAAARRLVERAHDAWEGGALWVALVFGLCYIAPPPLVLMVATMVVGSGEPIGVQILISIAFVFGMLAVFELALLSYAIAPARTQAVLHPLHEWTKHHRQLVLLVLFAVVGLWQVVTGAGLL; encoded by the coding sequence ATGTGGGGCGATATTTTGGGAATGGCACTTCTGGTGTCACTCAATCCGGTGCTACTCGGCTTCATCCTGCTGGTGATTTCCCGGCCGCGGCCGGTGCAGAACCTCATCGCGTTCTGGGTCGGAAGTTTGATCGTGAACATTCCGGCCTTCGTGATCTCGACATTGGTAATGGCCTCGGTTCCGTCGTTCAGCTCGGTTGCACACGATCTGGTGACCCCGGAACCCGGTTCAACGGTCAAGCCGTTCCAGTTCGTTTCGGGGTTGGTCTGTGTGGTGATCGCGGGACTGCTCGCTGTTCGGATGAGGATGCGGAAGCGGGTCGATTCGGCCGCGTCGGTGAACGTCGGTGGTGACTCACCGGTGCTTGTCATGGAACCGGACCAGCCGGTCGCGCCGGTCCCGCCGGCGGGGCGCGTCCGTAAAACGGTGTCAGATCTGGGCGCCGCGGCCCGGAGGCTCGTCGAACGTGCACATGACGCCTGGGAGGGCGGCGCATTGTGGGTCGCGTTGGTGTTCGGCCTCTGCTACATCGCGCCGCCGCCGCTGGTACTGATGGTGGCCACCATGGTCGTCGGCTCGGGTGAGCCGATCGGTGTGCAGATCCTCATCAGCATCGCGTTCGTGTTCGGGATGCTCGCGGTGTTCGAGCTCGCGCTGCTCAGTTACGCCATCGCCCCGGCCAGGACGCAGGCGGTGCTGCATCCCCTGCACGAGTGGACCAAGCACCACCGGCAGTTGGTGCTGCTGGTGCTCTTCGCGGTGGTCGGGCTCTGGCAGGTCGTCACCGGCGCCGGCCTCCTCTGA